The Amycolatopsis endophytica genome includes the window GCTGATGGGACGGCACTCCGGGTTCATCGCCAGCTACGCGGCGTTGGCCGCCAACGCCGCCGACATCGTCCTGATCCCCGAGGTCCCGTTCGCGCTCGACGGGCCGGACGGACTGCTGGCCCACATCGAGAACCATGTGCGAGCCAAGGGCTTCGTGGTCATCGTGGTCGCCGAGGGGGCGGGGCAGGACCTCTTCGACCGGCACGGCCTGCCCCAGCTCAACGGGCGCGGCACCGACGCGTCGGGCAACCTCAAACTCGGCAACATCGGGGAGTTGCTCAAGGAGAGCATTTCGGCCCACCTGACCGCGGCCGGTCTTGCTCCCACGATGCGTTACATCGACCCGAGCTACGCGGTTCGCAGCGTCGCGGCCAACGCCTATGACAGTGTCTATTGCCTGCGGCTGGCCCACGCCGCGGTGCACGCCGCCATGGCCGGCCGTACCGAAGCCGCTGTCGCCCGCTGGCGGCGCCGGTTCGTGCACGTTCCGTTCTCACTGATGACGAGCCGGCGCAACCAGGTCGACCCCGACGGTGACCTGTGGATGTCGGTGCTCGAAACCACCTGCCAGCCTGCCGAGTTCGGCTGGGTGCCGGACCGGGAGCGGGTTCCCACCGGGTTCTGTTGACGCTTCGAGCCTGCCCCGCGTGGTCGCAGGTCCTCTCGTCGGGTTCTCGGTCGGCTCGCCCTACCGGTCTCGCCAGGCGAGGGGTGACAGGGCGACTGCTGCTTCGGCGACGCGTCGGGCGGTTTCGGTGGTGAGGCCCTTGAGCGCGCTGTCGATCCAGCCCTGGACGCGTTGGACGCCGATCTCGCGGTACTCGACCGCTTGGAGGAGCATCTCGAGCTTGTCGGCATCGCGGGCGCACCGGGCTTCAATGGTCGAGGCGGCTTCGTACTCGTCGACGGCGTTCCGGACGGAGGTGCGGGCGGCGTCGGGCCGCCCGGCGGTTTGGTCGGCGGTGATCTGGTTGGGGTCGGGTTTGGTGAGGTAGGGCTTGACGGTGTGGGGGA containing:
- a CDS encoding HD domain-containing protein, with the translated sequence MHRRSLTNLITWPITGILPEHSLRVAQLAGLLAAEEGADPARAAYLALWHDTQETRTGDLPHTVKPYLTKPDPNQITADQTAGRPDAARTSVRNAVDEYEAASTIEARCARDADKLEMLLQAVEYREIGVQRVQGWIDSALKGLTTETARRVAEAAVALSPLAWRDR